From the Thermococcus sp. M39 genome, one window contains:
- a CDS encoding 4Fe-4S binding protein: protein MSEIPHYLREGFITVEELKQIIKLPSEERLRKRPVAIPECPQEIPCTPCKEICPTNAVLMENPNAIPIVDYEKCIGCSLCVQICPGLAFFMVHYVGDKARVTMPHELLPVPKVGEEVILLNRVGEEVGRGKVITVVPREKSKGDTPIITVEMPIELAWEVRAVKVVRE, encoded by the coding sequence ATGAGTGAAATCCCGCACTACCTCAGAGAGGGATTCATAACAGTTGAAGAGCTCAAGCAGATTATAAAGCTTCCCAGCGAAGAAAGATTGAGAAAGAGACCCGTTGCGATTCCGGAATGTCCTCAAGAAATCCCCTGTACGCCATGTAAGGAAATCTGTCCTACAAATGCTGTTCTCATGGAAAACCCGAATGCAATTCCAATTGTTGATTACGAGAAGTGCATCGGCTGTTCTCTCTGTGTGCAGATTTGTCCCGGCTTGGCGTTCTTCATGGTTCACTACGTTGGAGATAAAGCCAGGGTGACCATGCCTCATGAGCTTTTACCAGTCCCAAAGGTTGGGGAGGAAGTGATTCTGCTCAATAGAGTTGGAGAAGAAGTGGGAAGAGGAAAAGTGATTACGGTAGTCCCAAGAGAGAAGAGCAAGGGGGATACACCAATAATAACCGTAGAGATGCCAATTGAGCTCGCTTGGGAAGTTAGGGCTGTCAAGGTGGTGAGAGAATGA
- a CDS encoding FAD-dependent oxidoreductase, with amino-acid sequence MRPLDLYEKDSSKKVTIYFEGKSLEAYEGEPIHVALLANGIKWITLSGHGRKRGAFTFGPVLVTINGVRNYDGRKTKVWDGMKIEMQSYMEPLPEHLGETGKVEGHYTDVVIVGSGAAGLGAALEMQDDLDVMIFEEKGKLGWGLLKRSTHLSNGKKSKEFRKELVEKLRAKAFTRTPVLGVFRNGEYFIVVANRGNDLIEVTTKRIVISTGGIAKFALFENNEMPGVFREDFVLELLNIWGVKPGNKITLYGSNSQNIAKELENHGLNYTLIEVPIVRAEGKNEVERVIDAEGNVYETDALIIAEGYRPDIHLAQQVGAKITYVEELGGYIPLRNKRNEVVDGVYIAGNASWIKGGYENYLEGRLVGAYILEEFRFKSNANHIKAEFFKKIGDKASLLEEVIL; translated from the coding sequence ATGCGTCCTTTGGACTTGTACGAGAAGGACTCTTCTAAAAAGGTTACAATATATTTTGAAGGAAAGTCCTTGGAGGCATACGAAGGAGAGCCGATTCACGTTGCACTGCTTGCAAATGGAATAAAATGGATTACATTAAGCGGACACGGGAGAAAGAGAGGAGCATTTACTTTTGGCCCTGTCCTTGTAACTATCAACGGTGTTAGAAACTATGATGGTAGAAAAACTAAAGTCTGGGATGGGATGAAAATTGAAATGCAGAGCTACATGGAGCCACTGCCAGAGCATTTAGGAGAGACTGGAAAAGTAGAAGGACATTATACAGATGTTGTGATTGTTGGCAGCGGTGCTGCGGGATTAGGTGCTGCTTTGGAAATGCAAGATGATCTGGATGTCATGATTTTTGAGGAAAAAGGAAAGCTAGGTTGGGGTCTGTTAAAGAGGAGCACACATCTCAGTAACGGCAAGAAGTCGAAAGAGTTCAGAAAGGAACTTGTTGAAAAGCTGAGGGCTAAAGCATTTACAAGAACACCTGTCCTTGGTGTCTTCCGTAATGGAGAGTATTTCATTGTGGTTGCAAATAGAGGGAATGATCTGATAGAAGTTACTACTAAGAGAATCGTCATCTCAACAGGTGGAATAGCAAAATTTGCACTATTTGAGAACAACGAAATGCCTGGAGTCTTTAGAGAGGATTTTGTTCTTGAATTGCTAAACATCTGGGGCGTCAAGCCTGGGAACAAGATAACACTCTACGGCAGCAATTCTCAAAACATTGCAAAGGAATTGGAAAATCACGGTCTGAATTATACGCTCATTGAGGTCCCAATAGTAAGGGCAGAAGGTAAAAATGAAGTTGAGAGGGTTATAGATGCAGAAGGGAACGTCTATGAAACAGATGCTCTAATCATAGCGGAGGGATATAGGCCAGATATACATTTAGCCCAGCAAGTGGGAGCTAAGATAACATATGTAGAAGAATTGGGTGGATACATTCCTCTGAGAAATAAGAGAAACGAGGTTGTTGACGGAGTTTACATAGCTGGAAACGCTTCTTGGATTAAAGGGGGTTATGAGAACTATCTTGAGGGCAGATTGGTCGGAGCTTATATCCTTGAAGAATTTAGGTTCAAAAGCAATGCTAACCATATAAAGGCGGAATTTTTCAAGAAAATTGGAGATAAGGCGTCTCTTCTCGAGGAGGTGATTTTATGA
- a CDS encoding (2Fe-2S)-binding protein: MIKLNIDLEKVNPEKVFICGCDVTLKDILDLIDQGITDIQLIKRLTHVGMGFCQGRYCIDTVAQIIAWRTGKNLKEIKLPVARMPVRPVKMKVMANEE, encoded by the coding sequence ATGATCAAGCTCAACATTGATTTGGAGAAAGTCAATCCCGAGAAAGTCTTTATCTGTGGATGTGATGTTACGCTGAAAGACATCCTCGACTTAATTGATCAGGGGATTACAGACATCCAATTGATTAAAAGGTTAACCCATGTAGGCATGGGGTTCTGCCAAGGGAGGTACTGCATTGACACAGTGGCTCAGATAATTGCATGGAGGACGGGGAAGAACTTGAAGGAGATAAAGCTGCCCGTTGCCAGAATGCCCGTCAGACCAGTGAAGATGAAGGTGATGGCAAATGAGGAGTGA
- a CDS encoding MFS transporter: MRIRRKVSIALLVLMAAFLMADQNLLPPNYQQIMQEFGISETQMGLVSTIFVATSALITLIWGFLSDIGRRKKLLVVGVLIGEIPCFLTAFVHSYWQLLLMRLFTGIGVGSIIPIGYSLIADMFEEEHRGKGYAYIQTAFGFGTLFGMIIAGLIVSWRPPFIIASVPNFILAPLFYLIAEEPKRGEGEKVLKEVLEKGYEYTYKLSWDVVKKSFQTKTNLLIFLQGLSGTVPWGVLMYWLVSFLIVTRGMAKDTATFVLLILGIATVIGTLVGGFVGDYFERKMRGGRAIVTGLAIFLGMLAAIGVILYPLPSQLSIKGWIALTVYSLLFLQLVSFAGPNVTAIISQVNLPEDRGTVFGVFNIIDNIGKALGPLFGGFLIETLRNAGYSNALAYEYALIIGSLFWIPCALVWLWIKRQYPEDRERIQEILKKRAEEIVGRGKYDAV, translated from the coding sequence ATGCGCATTAGGCGTAAAGTTTCTATTGCGCTTCTCGTTTTAATGGCTGCTTTCTTAATGGCTGACCAGAATCTTTTGCCTCCAAACTATCAGCAGATTATGCAGGAGTTCGGCATAAGCGAAACCCAAATGGGATTAGTTTCGACAATCTTTGTTGCAACAAGTGCATTAATAACCCTTATCTGGGGGTTTCTTTCAGACATTGGGCGTAGGAAAAAGCTTCTCGTAGTTGGCGTCCTAATCGGAGAAATTCCATGTTTTTTAACAGCATTTGTTCACAGCTATTGGCAGCTTTTACTCATGCGTCTTTTTACTGGAATTGGGGTTGGTTCAATAATTCCGATAGGATATTCTCTGATAGCGGATATGTTTGAGGAAGAGCACAGAGGAAAAGGCTATGCATACATTCAAACTGCTTTTGGATTTGGAACACTTTTTGGAATGATAATCGCTGGACTAATAGTGAGCTGGAGACCACCGTTTATAATAGCGTCAGTTCCAAACTTTATCCTCGCACCTCTGTTCTATCTGATAGCAGAAGAACCTAAGAGAGGCGAGGGAGAGAAAGTTCTGAAAGAGGTTCTCGAAAAAGGTTACGAGTACACTTACAAGCTCAGCTGGGATGTTGTTAAAAAGTCGTTCCAAACAAAGACAAATCTCTTGATATTCCTCCAAGGGTTAAGTGGAACTGTTCCATGGGGCGTTTTAATGTATTGGCTGGTTTCATTCCTCATTGTTACGAGAGGAATGGCAAAAGATACAGCGACGTTTGTTCTGCTAATCTTAGGAATTGCGACAGTTATAGGAACTCTTGTTGGAGGTTTTGTGGGAGATTACTTTGAAAGAAAGATGAGAGGAGGTAGAGCGATAGTAACGGGCTTGGCAATATTCTTAGGTATGCTCGCGGCTATAGGAGTAATCCTCTATCCGCTTCCAAGTCAGCTCAGTATTAAAGGTTGGATTGCCCTTACAGTTTATTCGCTTCTCTTTCTCCAGCTGGTGAGCTTTGCTGGGCCGAACGTTACGGCAATAATTTCTCAAGTTAACCTCCCTGAAGACAGAGGCACTGTCTTTGGAGTTTTCAACATAATAGACAACATCGGAAAAGCTCTTGGTCCTCTCTTCGGGGGATTTTTGATAGAAACGCTCAGAAATGCTGGCTACTCAAATGCTTTGGCTTATGAATATGCTCTCATAATTGGCTCGCTCTTTTGGATCCCATGTGCTTTGGTCTGGCTTTGGATTAAAAGGCAATATCCAGAGGATAGGGAGAGAATTCAAGAGATTTTGAAAAAGAGAGCTGAGGAAATCGTTGGGAGGGGGAAATATGATGCCGTTTGA
- a CDS encoding FAD-binding oxidoreductase: MKSKAEVVIIGGGSTGASIAYHLAKLGVEDVVLLEKNYLGSGSTFRCASGIRAQFTDEANIKLQKYNIERWKNLSEELEYDIHFKQTGYLFLATTEEEVEAFKQNIKLQNKFGVPTRLIDMDEAKEIVPPLNTEPFLAGAWNPADGKACPFRVVYAFARKAREMGVEIYEHTPVTGLIVENGEIKGVKTEKGVIKTGIVVNAANAWAPIINEMAGLERDFIPIRPYKHQIVKTEPIAPGQIEPLTCPPAWNDSYVIQDGEDGGVMCGTGLEKEPLSLDDVQPTYDFLREVLKWATKIIPALKYVHVVRQWAGFYAKTPDSNPAIGRIQYVDELYIAAGFSGHGFMMAPGVGEAIAELIVKGKSKVPLDWEWYDPHRFERGELRSTAFQIG, translated from the coding sequence ATGAAGAGTAAAGCCGAAGTTGTTATTATCGGCGGCGGAAGCACAGGGGCTTCAATTGCCTATCACTTGGCAAAACTTGGCGTTGAGGACGTTGTTTTGCTTGAGAAGAACTATCTCGGCTCGGGCTCAACTTTCAGGTGTGCTTCTGGAATCAGGGCACAATTTACAGATGAAGCCAATATAAAGCTCCAAAAATACAACATTGAGAGATGGAAAAATTTGAGCGAGGAGCTTGAATATGATATCCACTTTAAACAAACTGGATATCTGTTTTTAGCGACTACTGAGGAAGAAGTCGAAGCTTTCAAGCAGAATATAAAGCTCCAAAACAAGTTTGGTGTTCCCACGAGGCTTATTGATATGGACGAAGCTAAGGAAATTGTCCCTCCCCTCAATACAGAGCCTTTCTTAGCGGGAGCATGGAATCCAGCAGATGGAAAAGCATGCCCATTTAGGGTAGTCTATGCATTTGCAAGGAAAGCTAGGGAAATGGGAGTTGAAATATATGAGCACACACCAGTGACTGGACTTATTGTTGAGAACGGAGAGATTAAGGGAGTGAAAACAGAGAAAGGTGTGATAAAGACTGGCATAGTCGTGAATGCTGCAAATGCTTGGGCACCAATAATAAATGAAATGGCTGGATTGGAGAGAGATTTTATCCCAATAAGGCCGTATAAGCACCAAATAGTAAAAACTGAACCAATAGCTCCTGGCCAAATTGAGCCTTTAACATGCCCTCCAGCGTGGAACGACTCTTATGTTATACAAGATGGTGAAGATGGCGGTGTCATGTGCGGAACTGGGCTTGAAAAAGAGCCTTTAAGCCTAGATGATGTCCAGCCAACTTATGATTTCCTAAGAGAGGTCTTGAAATGGGCGACAAAAATTATTCCGGCTTTGAAGTATGTGCATGTCGTTAGGCAATGGGCTGGATTTTATGCAAAAACTCCAGACAGCAATCCCGCAATTGGGAGGATTCAGTATGTAGATGAGCTTTACATTGCTGCAGGCTTCTCTGGGCACGGCTTTATGATGGCTCCTGGAGTTGGTGAGGCAATTGCAGAGCTGATAGTGAAAGGAAAGAGCAAAGTTCCACTTGACTGGGAGTGGTATGACCCACACAGATTCGAGCGTGGAGAATTGAGAAGTACAGCATTTCAGATTGGCTGA
- a CDS encoding hydrolase — MANALVFHANLQYAEIPKSEIPKVVKKSYIPTISELIKSEIPFALNITGFSLQYLPRDLITLIKEGIESDLVEITGTAYTHAILPLLPLDRVEAQIMKDIAVKERTFEVKPKIFWLPELAYDPIIPAILRDCGYKGVFVDGEALLFSNHLNSAIRPIKPLYPHLIKAQRGKRFLYWNYLLGLKELKNAIKLVFSGKVTLKAVKEITGIPVWVAVNTAVMLGIGKFPLMNIKKAVKWIKGLDEIILYSTDLEFFGYRDLAGYVLSIRRLKELINELNNEIVLPSKLKHSGRNLYLRTSSWAPDKSLDIWTKDWGNQRLNMLSWELKWKHAFLAENSDARGWEPLAERRLDAFRAIYQAWREIG; from the coding sequence ATGGCAAATGCCTTGGTCTTTCATGCAAACCTCCAGTACGCTGAAATTCCAAAGAGTGAGATTCCAAAAGTTGTTAAAAAGTCATATATTCCAACAATCTCGGAGCTCATAAAAAGCGAGATTCCTTTTGCTTTGAATATTACGGGTTTTTCTCTCCAGTATTTGCCAAGAGACCTGATAACACTCATAAAAGAAGGTATTGAAAGCGATCTAGTTGAGATTACTGGCACTGCTTACACTCATGCTATTCTGCCTCTCCTTCCCTTGGATAGAGTAGAGGCACAAATAATGAAGGACATAGCAGTTAAAGAGAGAACTTTTGAAGTGAAACCGAAAATCTTCTGGCTTCCCGAATTAGCTTACGATCCTATAATACCTGCCATCTTAAGAGACTGTGGGTATAAGGGGGTCTTTGTTGATGGAGAAGCGTTGCTTTTCTCAAATCACTTAAATTCAGCAATTAGGCCCATAAAACCTCTTTATCCTCATTTAATTAAAGCACAAAGAGGAAAGAGATTCCTATATTGGAATTACCTTCTCGGTCTGAAAGAGCTAAAAAATGCAATAAAGCTTGTATTTAGTGGAAAAGTGACTCTTAAAGCGGTAAAAGAAATAACAGGCATCCCAGTGTGGGTAGCAGTTAACACTGCCGTTATGCTTGGAATAGGAAAATTTCCGCTGATGAACATTAAGAAAGCCGTGAAGTGGATTAAAGGATTGGATGAAATAATATTATACAGCACTGACTTGGAGTTTTTCGGATACAGGGATTTAGCAGGTTACGTATTGAGCATTCGGAGGCTTAAAGAACTGATAAATGAGCTTAACAATGAGATTGTTCTTCCAAGCAAGCTGAAACACAGCGGAAGGAATCTTTACCTAAGAACTTCAAGCTGGGCACCGGATAAAAGTTTAGATATTTGGACAAAAGATTGGGGAAATCAAAGATTGAACATGCTTTCGTGGGAGTTGAAGTGGAAGCATGCGTTTTTAGCTGAAAACAGTGATGCTCGCGGTTGGGAGCCGCTGGCTGAGAGGAGGTTGGACGCTTTTAGAGCTATCTACCAAGCTTGGAGGGAAATTGGGTGA
- a CDS encoding galactokinase → MYRVISPGRVNLIGEHTDYTFGYVMPMAVNLYTVIEGEKSEVVELYSEHFNERKTFELDSFQKENSWVDYVKGIYKVLFDAGFRPRGIKGRISGNLPIGAGLSSSASFELGIMQFLNEAYNLGIPRKDMALLAQKAENEFVGVPCGIMDQFVIALGKEGHAMFIDTETLHYEYIHLPKDMQVLVFYTGIKRELASSAYVDRKRMAEKILKRIGKKSSKEVIERDLRGLPGIYKKRFAYIIRENERVLKAKEALKKGDIEKFGKILTEAHWDIAENYGVSCGELDFFVRKVVKLGAYGARLTGAGFGGTAIAIVDKEKAEEIAEKILREYTKVFNWKARYFLVEASDGVRMI, encoded by the coding sequence ATGTATAGAGTCATTTCTCCGGGGAGAGTCAATTTAATTGGCGAGCATACGGATTACACTTTTGGTTACGTTATGCCGATGGCTGTAAATCTTTACACAGTTATTGAAGGCGAAAAAAGCGAAGTTGTGGAGTTATATTCGGAGCATTTCAACGAGAGAAAGACTTTTGAGCTGGACAGCTTTCAAAAGGAAAATTCATGGGTTGATTACGTTAAAGGAATTTACAAGGTTCTCTTTGATGCAGGTTTCAGACCTAGAGGGATTAAAGGGAGGATAAGCGGCAATCTGCCGATTGGGGCTGGATTAAGTTCTTCAGCGAGTTTTGAACTTGGAATAATGCAGTTTCTGAATGAAGCCTATAACTTGGGGATTCCAAGAAAAGATATGGCACTCCTTGCACAGAAGGCAGAGAATGAGTTTGTTGGTGTTCCTTGTGGTATAATGGATCAATTCGTGATAGCTCTAGGAAAAGAGGGACATGCCATGTTCATTGATACTGAAACTCTTCACTATGAGTACATACATCTTCCCAAGGACATGCAAGTTCTGGTCTTTTACACTGGGATTAAGAGAGAACTCGCTTCTTCTGCCTACGTTGATAGAAAGAGAATGGCGGAAAAAATTCTCAAACGCATAGGAAAGAAATCCTCAAAGGAAGTAATTGAGAGAGACTTAAGAGGATTACCAGGAATTTATAAGAAGCGCTTTGCTTACATTATAAGAGAAAATGAAAGAGTTCTAAAAGCAAAAGAAGCCCTCAAAAAAGGAGATATAGAGAAATTTGGAAAAATTCTTACGGAGGCACATTGGGACATAGCTGAGAATTATGGTGTCAGCTGTGGAGAACTTGACTTTTTTGTGAGAAAAGTTGTCAAGCTTGGAGCCTATGGAGCAAGACTAACGGGAGCGGGCTTTGGGGGAACGGCAATAGCTATTGTAGATAAAGAAAAGGCTGAAGAGATTGCGGAGAAAATTTTGAGAGAATACACTAAGGTATTCAATTGGAAAGCCCGCTATTTTTTAGTTGAAGCTTCTGATGGGGTTAGAATGATTTAG
- a CDS encoding FAD-dependent oxidoreductase, which yields MRLTEHPILNFQEKRGKKVTIYFEGQPIEAYEGETIATALHAAGIRVLGYTPNKHRPRGLFCAIGKCASCLMTVNGIPNVRTCITLVEDGMRVERQKGKPKLPKDAKPPKWKDAKKVSGDIVIIGGGPAGLMAAINAADAGAKVILLDENPMLGGQLVKQTHKFFGKREQFAGVRGVKIAEILEEEIRERENIEIFLETSAIMLLQDGDEKLVVGVRKNKELIEFRGKAVIVATGAMEKMIPFEGNDLPGVYGAGAIQTLMNTYGVKPGDRVLIVGAGNVGLILAYQLIQAGVEVKAIVEAMPKIGGYFVHAAKVRRLGVPILTRHTILRAEGKEKVERAVVAQIDEKWRPIPGTEKVFDVDVIALAVGLRPSIELLHQVGCQIKYVPELGGHVVIRDSRMETTIKGIFVAGDSAGIEEATTAMLEGKIAGIAAALEIGIASPEWLREIEKAQKELDEFRAGPFGRKVLEGIKKVVIE from the coding sequence ATGCGTCTCACTGAACATCCTATTCTGAATTTTCAAGAAAAGCGTGGCAAAAAAGTCACAATCTATTTTGAAGGGCAACCAATTGAAGCATATGAAGGAGAGACAATAGCCACGGCATTACACGCTGCGGGCATAAGGGTTCTTGGATACACTCCTAACAAACACAGACCCCGCGGCTTGTTCTGTGCAATTGGAAAGTGTGCTTCGTGTTTAATGACAGTAAATGGAATTCCAAACGTAAGAACTTGTATAACCCTTGTTGAGGATGGTATGAGGGTAGAGAGACAAAAAGGCAAACCAAAGTTGCCCAAGGATGCAAAGCCTCCAAAATGGAAGGATGCAAAAAAGGTTTCTGGGGATATTGTAATTATTGGCGGTGGTCCAGCAGGCTTAATGGCAGCAATAAATGCTGCCGATGCTGGGGCCAAAGTTATCCTTCTTGATGAAAACCCAATGCTCGGAGGTCAGTTGGTAAAGCAGACCCATAAGTTCTTCGGAAAAAGGGAGCAGTTTGCGGGAGTTAGAGGAGTTAAGATAGCAGAAATTTTAGAGGAAGAGATTAGGGAAAGAGAAAACATCGAGATTTTCCTTGAAACCTCAGCGATAATGCTTCTCCAAGATGGAGATGAAAAGCTCGTAGTTGGGGTCAGGAAAAATAAAGAGCTGATTGAGTTTAGAGGAAAAGCTGTTATTGTGGCAACTGGAGCAATGGAAAAGATGATACCTTTTGAAGGTAATGACTTACCGGGCGTTTATGGGGCAGGAGCAATTCAAACGCTCATGAACACATATGGAGTCAAACCGGGAGATAGAGTTCTCATTGTTGGTGCCGGAAACGTTGGATTAATCTTAGCTTATCAGCTAATCCAAGCTGGCGTTGAAGTAAAAGCGATAGTTGAGGCTATGCCAAAGATTGGAGGCTATTTCGTTCACGCAGCAAAGGTTAGAAGATTAGGCGTCCCAATTCTGACAAGGCACACTATTCTTAGAGCTGAAGGGAAAGAAAAGGTTGAGAGAGCAGTTGTCGCCCAAATTGACGAAAAATGGAGACCAATTCCAGGAACCGAAAAAGTATTCGATGTTGATGTAATTGCCCTAGCTGTTGGACTAAGGCCGAGCATAGAGCTCCTTCATCAGGTTGGCTGTCAGATTAAATACGTCCCAGAACTTGGAGGGCACGTTGTGATTAGAGACAGCAGAATGGAAACAACAATTAAGGGTATATTTGTTGCTGGAGATTCGGCAGGAATTGAAGAGGCAACAACGGCAATGCTTGAGGGCAAAATAGCTGGAATTGCTGCTGCTCTGGAAATTGGCATCGCCTCACCAGAATGGCTAAGGGAAATAGAAAAAGCTCAGAAGGAGCTTGATGAGTTTAGAGCTGGACCATTTGGTAGGAAAGTTCTTGAGGGCATTAAGAAGGTGGTGATAGAATGA
- a CDS encoding (2Fe-2S)-binding protein, translating into MSDKKNIIICRCNEVTQEEIEALIDQGITDIEMIKRLLRIGMGPCQGRTCLPMVVSILARKTGKKPEEIKLPATRIPVRPVPAGVLVGEMESDENEE; encoded by the coding sequence ATGAGCGATAAGAAAAACATCATAATTTGTCGCTGTAATGAAGTTACCCAAGAAGAGATTGAGGCTTTAATTGACCAAGGAATCACAGACATTGAGATGATAAAGAGGCTTCTAAGAATTGGTATGGGGCCGTGTCAAGGGAGGACTTGCCTTCCGATGGTAGTTTCAATCCTCGCAAGGAAGACTGGTAAAAAACCAGAGGAGATCAAGCTTCCTGCAACGAGAATCCCCGTGAGACCTGTTCCAGCTGGAGTATTAGTAGGTGAAATGGAGAGTGATGAGAATGAAGAGTAA
- a CDS encoding FAD-binding oxidoreductase, whose product MRSEIVIIGGGIVGVTLAYELAKRGEDVTVLEKKYIGSGSTFRCGTGIRQQFTDEANIRVMRRSVELWKKYSEELNFPFKQTGYLFLLYDDGEVKEFKRNIKLQNKFGVPTRLITPEEAKEIVPLLDTSEVIAASWNPTDGKADPFFATTAFAKEAEKLGAKILEYTEAKDIIVENGEIKGVKTNKGVIETGIVINAANAWAKLINAMAKIPIRIPIEPYKHQGVITQPLKEGQINPMVISLKYNDAYLTQTDHGGIIGGVGIEYGPTYDLTPTYEFIREVSKAFTKIIPALGELLILRTWAGFYAKTPDSNPVIGRIKEIDEFYIAAGFSGHGFMMAPAVAEMLADLMTRGKTDLPIEWYDPYCFERGELRETALQMG is encoded by the coding sequence ATGAGGAGTGAGATTGTTATCATTGGCGGTGGAATCGTTGGAGTTACACTTGCTTATGAGCTTGCAAAGAGGGGAGAGGATGTTACAGTACTGGAAAAGAAGTATATCGGCTCAGGTTCAACTTTCAGGTGCGGAACTGGGATAAGACAGCAGTTTACTGATGAGGCCAACATTAGGGTTATGAGACGCTCAGTTGAGCTGTGGAAAAAATACAGTGAGGAGCTTAATTTTCCGTTTAAACAAACGGGATATCTGTTTCTTTTGTATGATGATGGAGAGGTGAAGGAATTCAAAAGGAACATCAAGCTTCAGAACAAGTTTGGTGTTCCCACGAGGCTGATAACTCCAGAAGAAGCTAAGGAAATTGTTCCTCTTTTGGATACAAGTGAAGTAATTGCAGCATCTTGGAACCCAACTGATGGAAAGGCTGACCCATTCTTTGCCACAACTGCGTTTGCAAAGGAAGCAGAGAAACTTGGTGCCAAAATCCTTGAGTACACTGAAGCCAAGGACATAATAGTTGAAAACGGTGAAATTAAGGGCGTAAAAACGAACAAAGGTGTTATAGAGACAGGGATTGTTATCAATGCAGCAAATGCATGGGCTAAGCTCATCAATGCAATGGCTAAAATCCCAATTAGAATTCCGATTGAGCCATACAAGCATCAAGGAGTTATCACACAGCCGCTCAAAGAGGGGCAAATTAATCCAATGGTTATATCCCTCAAATATAATGATGCATATCTAACCCAAACAGATCATGGAGGGATAATTGGCGGTGTAGGTATTGAGTACGGTCCTACCTACGATTTGACACCTACTTATGAGTTCATAAGGGAAGTCAGCAAGGCCTTTACAAAGATAATTCCCGCTCTCGGAGAACTTCTGATACTTAGAACGTGGGCAGGATTTTATGCTAAAACACCAGACAGCAACCCGGTGATTGGAAGAATAAAAGAGATAGACGAATTCTACATTGCTGCTGGCTTTAGCGGACACGGCTTCATGATGGCTCCGGCGGTTGCTGAGATGCTTGCAGATTTGATGACGAGAGGAAAGACAGATTTGCCGATTGAATGGTATGACCCGTATTGCTTTGAGAGGGGAGAGCTCAGAGAGACAGCTCTGCAGATGGGATGA
- a CDS encoding PIG-L deacetylase family protein, giving the protein MMPFEMLNQMIGSLDQKEAVRLLLQNMLGVDLDNPFENVKKVLCIQPHPDDCELAIGGILAKLFLEGKEIVYLTLTDGAMGTRDLSISPKELAEIRKKEQEKAAKVIGVKKLIWFDYKDTELPYSLEVRNRIISVIREEKPDIVLAPDPWLPYEAHPDHKNAGLLALEAVFFAPFPYINKDDLEKGLTPHEVPLVGLYYTARPNYIEDVTDVFDIKLKALREHRSQFESNWHQWELFIRAVGMFYGKKIGVMYGEGIKVLPKLLLHVTPFAEVI; this is encoded by the coding sequence ATGATGCCGTTTGAAATGCTTAATCAGATGATCGGAAGTTTAGATCAAAAGGAAGCGGTTAGACTTTTACTCCAAAATATGCTTGGAGTTGATTTGGACAATCCTTTTGAAAATGTCAAAAAGGTTCTATGCATCCAGCCACATCCAGACGACTGTGAGCTTGCAATTGGAGGGATTTTGGCTAAGCTTTTCTTGGAAGGAAAGGAAATTGTGTATTTAACGCTGACAGACGGGGCTATGGGGACTAGAGATTTAAGCATCTCTCCCAAAGAGCTTGCTGAGATTAGAAAGAAGGAGCAAGAAAAAGCTGCAAAAGTCATTGGGGTTAAAAAGCTGATATGGTTTGATTACAAAGATACAGAGCTTCCTTATTCCCTCGAAGTAAGAAACAGAATAATAAGCGTAATCCGTGAAGAAAAGCCTGACATTGTCCTAGCCCCGGATCCTTGGCTCCCATATGAGGCTCATCCGGACCATAAGAATGCTGGTCTCTTGGCTTTGGAAGCTGTCTTTTTTGCTCCATTTCCCTACATAAACAAGGATGATCTTGAGAAGGGCTTGACCCCTCATGAAGTCCCACTTGTTGGTTTATATTACACTGCGAGGCCTAATTATATTGAGGATGTGACGGATGTTTTTGACATAAAACTTAAAGCCTTAAGAGAGCACAGAAGTCAGTTTGAGAGTAACTGGCACCAATGGGAGCTTTTTATTAGGGCTGTTGGAATGTTCTATGGAAAGAAAATTGGAGTGATGTATGGGGAAGGCATTAAAGTTCTTCCAAAGCTACTGTTGCATGTTACTCCCTTCGCAGAGGTGATTTAA